One Glycine max cultivar Williams 82 chromosome 6, Glycine_max_v4.0, whole genome shotgun sequence DNA segment encodes these proteins:
- the LOC100783201 gene encoding protein KINESIN LIGHT CHAIN-RELATED 3, producing the protein MPGIVRNGVHHDEGGSNDLNGDHDSTSKEPLNLVKSPRGGSVSPQRGQGDDGANFGGDEVVEPSIEQLYENVCDMQSSDQSPSRQSFGSDGDESRIDSELRHLVGGRMREVEIMEEEVGEEKGLPEGSSSSEISSALGGLSNDKKLNQVDEIQEVQPAATSSGSSEKSIKASISMVGPDNTSPKSTSKGKIPLSKAPIPRNNGKPLRKQISGATTGVKTTKNSPMGKSVSRNRAESTAESALEKPERAPVLLKQARDLISSGDNPHKALDLALQAMKLFEKFGNEKPSLELVMCLHVTAAIYCSLGQYGEAIPILERSIEVPVIGESQQHALAKFAGHMQLGDTYAMLGQLENSTMCYTTGLEVQKQILGETDPRVGETCRYVAEANVQALQFDEAERLCQMALDIHIANNSAPSLEEAADRRLMGLICETKGNHETALEHLVLASMAMVSNDQEAEVASVDCSIGDTYLSLSRYDEAVFAYQKALTVFKTSKGENHPAVGLVFVRLADLYNRTGKIRESKSYCESALKIYENPMPGIPPEEIASGLTNISTIYESMNELEHALKLLQKALEIYNDTPGQQSTIAGIEAQMGVMYYMLGNYSKSYNTLKNAISKLRAIGEKKSSFFGIALNQMGLACVQCYALSEATELFEEAKSILEQEYGPYHPETLGVSSNLAATYDAIGRLDDAIQILEYVVNTREEKLGTANPEVDDEKRRLGELLKEAGRVRSRKTRSLENLLDGNAHAANNVVIRA; encoded by the exons GGTGATGATGGTGCTAATTTTGGGGGTGATGAGGTAGTTGAGCCCTCCATTGAACAGCTTTATGAGAATGTGTGTGACATGCAGAGTTCCGATCAGTCGCCATCAAGGCAAAGCTTTGGATCAGATGGCGACGAGTCTAGAATTGATTCAGAGTTGAGGCATCTAGTTGGAGGACGGATGAGGGAGGTGGAGATAATGGAGGAGGAAGTGGGGGAGGAGAAAGGGCTGCCAGAAGGGAGTTCAAGTAGTGAAATATCTTCTGCATTGGGTGGCTTGTCCAATGATAAGAAGTTGAATCAGGTGGATGAGATTCAGGAGGTTCAGCCTGCAGCTACAAGTTCTGGTTCCTCAGAAAAATCTATCAAAGCATCGATTTCAATGGTGGGACCTGATAATACTTCACCCAAATCGACTTCCAAGGGAAAAATTCCTCTTTCAAAAGCTCCCATTCCAAGAAATAATGGTAAGCCTTTGAGGAAACAGATTAGTGGGGCTACTACTGGCGTGAAGACTACTAAGAATTCTCCTATGGGTAAGTCAGTGTCACGAAACCGAGCTGAGAGTACGGCTGAGTCGGCATTAGAGAAACCTGAGCGGGCACCGGTATTGCTAAAGCAAGCAAGAGATCTGATTTCATCAGGAGATAATCCACATAAGGCTCTTGACTTGGCTCTTCAAGCAATGAAACTATTTGAGAAGTTTGGTAATGAGAAACCAAGTTTGGAGCTGGTTATGTGTTTACATGTTACAGCGGCGATATATTGCAGTTTGGGTCAATATGGTGAGGCAATTCCGATTCTTGAGCGCTCAATTGAGGTTCCTGTTATTGGGGAAAGCCAACAACACGCCCTTGCTAAATTTGCTGGTCACATGCAATTGGGAGACACCTATGCTATGCTGGGCCAGCTTGAGAATTCAACAATGTGCTACACCACTGGGTTAGAAGTTCAGAAGCAGATTTTGGGAGAGACAGACCCTAGGGTTGGTGAAACTTGCCGGTATGTGGCTGAAGCTAATGTTCAAGCTTTGCAATTTGATGAAGCAGAGAGGCTGTGTCAAATGGCTCTTGACATTCATATAGCAAATAATTCAGCTCCATCTCTTGAAGAGGCAGCTGATAGGAGGCTCATGGGCCTTATATGTGAGACAAAGGGAAATCATGAAACAGCTCTTGAGCATCTTGTTTTAGCAAGCATGGCAATGGTAAGTAACGACCAAGAAGCAGAAGTGGCATCTGTTGACTGCAGCATTGGAGACACATACTTATCCTTGTCTCGATATGATGAGGCTGTCTTTGCATATCAGAAAGCGCTAACAGTTTTCAAGACCAGCAAAGGAGAGAATCACCCAGCAGTGGGATTAGTCTTTGTACGTTTGGCGGACCTGTATAACAGGACAGGGAAGATAAGGGAATCGAAATCATATTGCGAGAGTGCACTTAAAATATATGAGAATCCAATGCCTGGAATTCCTCCGGAGGAGATTGCCAGTGGTCTTACGAATATCTCAACTATCTACGAGTCAATGAATGAGCTTGAACATGCACTCAAGTTACTGCAGAAAGCACTAGAGATATATAATGATACCCCTGGTCAGCAAAGCACAATAGCTGGAATTGAAGCTCAGATGGGAGTCATGTACTACATGTTGGGGAACTATTCCAAATCCTACAACACTTTGAAGAATGCTATTTCAAAGCTTCGTGCTATTGGAGAAAAGAAATCATCCTTCTTTGGTATTGCTCTTAATCAAATGGGACTCGCCTGTGTGCAGTGTTATGCCTTAAGTGAGGCTACAGAATTATTTGAAGAAGCAAAGAGTATTTTGGAACAAGAATATGGACCGTATCACCCAGAAACACTTGGGGTCTCTAGTAATCTTGCTGCCACATATGATGCAATTGGCAG GCTGGACGATGCAATACAAATTCTGGAGTACGTTGTTAACACGAGGGAGGAAAAACTCGGGACCGCAAATCCTGAGGTGGATGATGAGAAGAGAAGGCTGGGTGAGTTGTTGAAGGAAGCAGGTAGAGTTCGGAGCAGAAAAACCAGGTCACTTGAGAACCTTCTTGATGGCAATGCTCACGCTGCAAACAACGTTGTCATCAGGGCATGA